The DNA segment attttcttttctttctgtATCGTAGTCGCATAAATGGCACTTGTGCTCCTTACTTTTCAAATGTGTTGACTTAACATGCGCTACAAGGCATTTCTTGACActcgcagcatattcacataggTCACACTGGTATTTCTTGATATTTAAGTGAACAAAATCgatatgattttgaagagtATCTTTTCTACATGCAACATACTCGCATAGATGGCATCTGTTATCCTTGACttttaaatgaacagatttcacaTGATTATCAAGGACGGTTTTCGAGCTTGCAGCAAATTCACATAAGTTACACTTGTGATCCTTAATTTTCTTAATTCTCATATGAACAGATTCAATATGGGTTTGAAGAGTACTTTTGGTGCTTGTATCATAgtcacatagatgacacttgttTTCTTTGATTTTCAGGTGAACGGATTTAATGTGTACATCCAGTTTTTGTTTTTCACATGAAGCAAATTCACATAAATGACACTTGTGTTTTCTAATATTCAGATGAACACGATTGACATGCTTTTGAAGGTCCCAGTTTTTATTTGTAACATagtcacataagtgacattcgTGTTTTTTGATATTTAAATGAACTGAGTTTGTATGATTTTTAAGTTCCCATTTTCTATTTGTAACAAAGTCACATAAGTCACACTTGTGAtttttgatatttgaatggATGGACTTTACCTTTTTTTTATTGCGATCTTTTGAACTTGAACCACACTGGATGCGAGTTCCAAGATCATGTTTTTCACTCGAAGGACATCTGTTATTACATTCATTCTGCTCCAAGTGAACTGTTTCAGAGTTATTCATCAGAGAATCTAATACTTTAGGCTCTTTTCCTTTAAAAGAGGCACACTTGTGATTCTTAATATTCAAAGGAAGAGATTCATCGCTTGCTGGATCTAATACTCCGGGAATTTCTTCAGTTAAAGAGGCAGATGAATGATTTGCATCGCCTTCTGTTACTAAGGAATTTGAGTTGCTGCCTTCATTCTTAATTATATATTCTTCTCTATCATGAACTCTTTCTTTGTCTATAACTTGTTCAGAAATATCTACGACTCCTAATTTAGTCCGCCGTTTCTTGTCATCTATAGAACTGGAGGTATGATCATACTGTATGTGTTtatcaagatatttttcttcaccTGCAGGATAATCAACCAAGTGATATTCTGGTTCAGATTTATTGCCAGGCGAATGTAATACTGGAAACATTTCTTCGGTAAAAGAGACTGATGATTGATTTAAATCACCTTCTATAACTAAGGAATTAGAGTTGATTTCTTCATTCTTAATTTTATATTCTTCTCTTCCATAAACTCCATTTTCATCTATAAATTGTTCAGAAACTTCTAATTTCACCCTGAAAGATATACGTTTTTTGAGTAAATTTGAATGTACGGAAAAATAACTGAAGTTAATCGTTATAAATATAAATACTCACTCATCGTGAATAATATGTACCTCTTCTTTGACATCAATACTTCGTTCATCTCTATCCATTTTTCCTCCTAAAACGattgataaatatatatatatatttatattttctgttttCTGATATAATCACGGTTGAAAAATAAAGGGCTAGATATCAGCAAAGATATCAATTTGATATCAGTGACCTGTCTCGTTATAGTTTATAAGTGGAGTTACCGTTAGTtgtggatatatttatatatatctTTTatgaatatctttgaaacagtgaactctaaaagaaagtTCTTTTAGTGTTCAATGCTTTGAAATGATCTCTGACATTCTCTGAtgagaaattaataaataaacaaTCAAAGATATTTGCAAGCAATAAACAAAAATGCAGGTTAAAACCACAGAACACACTCTACTTTATGGTtaaaaccacagaacactaaccATAGTTAaaatatggagagtagagagaaggagaacgatatGGAGACAGAGAtatagagatatatctctgtatGGAGAGTAGAACTCTCCAtagagaacgatcgctgctttgagaccacagattttttgttccctaaaatatgtaccaatagggtagttcatgcttttgccaacaggcgcgctggccatcacgagagtgcgaaattttgtttacacaaatcaaattgtagttggctcgttggctgagtgaactgtttccctggtgacagatgataggaatattattattgtcgatttttgataagagaacaacacatgaccatggtgaaatgttgaaccgtgcgctagtataagagtgttttggcatcggaaagaaaaggagaagagataaaatttccgagagcatttttgagagaaaattggaaaaaaccttatctcaagaatcaactcccaatcaatttgtgtgtcaagagcacttttgcgatgaagatatcaaaaagatgatggattcattataaacgaaatcgaaattgtcatccctcgtgagaagttgactcttctgaataagaatatttaaccaataaaactacatggttcagaagtaaatattcttgaagaattttgttggcataacataatatatggtttatatcggttctcagctgagtattggcaaaagaatctactctaatacctaagtgataaatctgagactgctaccttttgttgtcttgatgtgtactactcctcactacggatttatataattttgaagattacggtaaaccaactaacatagctgctttcaataaacaatgataaacaaaagtaggtacaatttttttgatcagtgatttcttttgaatttcattgatttcgacttgcattttattgcatataattcagagaactcatattcaatatagatttgaagaaaggtatttgaaaaatcatcagaaaaaccacgatgacacataaccttaaataaaatgaaggctgttcatttcaaattgacgcttgaatccccaccccttatcgatacccgctgtaatcgcagcgacacctatcctacgtttcccgttttcggggacacatttttagtacgtcgataaaactatggagagtagagagtagagagaaggagaacgatcgctgctttgagaccacagattttttgtcccctaaaatatgtaccaatagtagtagttcatgcttttgccaacagtcgcgctggccatcacaagagtgcgaaattttgtttacacaaatcaaattgtagttggttcgttggctgagtgaactgtttccctggtgacagatgataggaatattattattgtcgatttttgataagagaacaacatatgaccatggtgaaatgtggaagcgtgcgctagtataagagtgttttggcatcggaaagaaaaggagaagagataaaatttccgagagcatttttgagagaaaattggaaaaaaccttatctcaagaaccaactcccaatcaatttgtgtgtcaagagcacttttgcgatgaagatatcaaaaagatatgatggattcattataaacgaaatcgaaattgtcatccctcgtgagaagttgactcttcggaataagaatatttaaccaataaaactacatggttcagaagtaaatattcttgaagaattttgttggcataacattatatatgatttatatcggttctcagctgagtattggcaaaagaatctactctaatacctaagtgataaatctgagactgctaccttttgttgtcttgatgtgtactactcctcactacggatttatataattttgaagattagtaaaccaactaacatagctgctttcaataaacaatgataaacaaaagtaggtacaatttttttgatcagtgatttcttttgaatttcattgatttcgacttgcattttattgcatataattcagagaactcatattcaatatagatttgaagaaaggtatttgaaaaatcatcagaaaaaccacgatgacacataaccttaaataaaatgaaggctgttcatttcaaattgacgcttgaatccccactccttatcgatacccgttgTAATCGCAGCTacacctattttccccgtttttggagacacatttttagtacggcgatcgttctccttctctctactctccatagttaaAACCGTCTATGGTTAACACACAGAACATCATAGCAGAGTCCAGAGACCAAAGGTATgggagttcccatagagttcaatcaAAAGTTCAATGTGGTAGAGACATACTCTCTGTCTCTGGCTCTGATCATAATCTATGTTAGAGACAACACCATATTTTggcgcgtgaagcgtctttaagcggtgcgaataagtcatgacgtcagtctttaagaggCTTTAAGCAGATCTCtgggagagcgcctgtgtcggAAAGAGGTAAAGAAGAAGgaagaatatgttgtttatatcgaatttgatttgaattcctactagggaagatTGCTTTTActgccaataatgcagtttctgcattatcatttagaataaatgaatatgtttcaaataatagccaaagaatagaaattgaaaaattcaaaattcgattcgctgtctaaaGACCTTATTAGTtaggttagaatcactcaattggcgggagatccatattcaaatttttttacataggaatcaactttaagatggaatatcgctagctagaagtaaatgttaatataaagacaAGCAAAATTGGGTGCCCCCATTATTAGAGATTGTTTTCATgaacattttacatcacaaaatacttttatatgtcctaaaatcaaaattgaacacattattataaggaatatatccgtatgtcgtagatcatttctgctatacgtcaatcatgaacAGTAACAAGAAAAATGACATGCTATGCTTATgcgttagaatgatgtcaggttcagaggttagaaacgaaatgaagctacgacaaacttccatggatcttgctgaccaattttatattgatccattattaaaaaaatataccattttattacgaaattttggtttcaacttgttaagaaaggatcatagaacacattccaacagaaataaatcttaagaaattcgctaaaatatccaaaaacggtcgagaagtacgcggcatttttagtcccataagaaatgcatagggaattcagggaccagatccacggatggatcgcgattcaaaatttccgcctaacctcactaataaggtctaatgacaacgacagatgactcaaccgtcagcgatattctatttttgcgacaacaaaattaatgacgtcacgctcaaagacgctttaagacatcgccAGAATATGGCTCAAAGAACCGAACAGATAATCATAGAACATGATAAGCACAGATAACTTATTCTTCTTTCACTATATCATGTAGGAGACTATTCATTTTTTATCCAATAGATGTGCTAGTGTCGCTAAACGGAAATGACATTTTGATTCAAACTACTCAGGGTCGGCTGACAGGTTATATGTGGTTTAATCAGAGATATAGTttaatgcaaagattatagtactctataatctttggtttaaTGATTATCATATCGGGGGGAACGCACAACACAAGCACCGAGGCTTTTTCTTATCAAATTTTACGACTGAGCTTGAAAATGTCTACTCTATTTAAATAAAACAAGCAagacaaatttcaataaatctaTTAAACTACAAGGGATTTGTTCTAGACAAGCATaagtttcaacatttttttctgtaaTTCATAGATCAGTTTTGgggaaaataatttcaaaatctgataaaacaatgattttattattattattatcattattttattACAGAAGTTTTGATTTACTTCTATAAACTCAGTTTCTATTTACATCgacaaaataaaataagaaaagtcCCATAACCGACAATTGTCTTATTTGCTATTTGAATGAATAGAATTGATGTGCTTCTGAAGACTATTTTTTCTACTTGTAACAAATTCACACATATGACACTTGTGATCTTTAATTTGCAAATGAGCAGATTTAAAATGTCTATCAACATTTTGTTTTTCACTGGAAGCATATTCACATGAATAACatttgtgtttcttgatatttgaATGAACAGAGTTAACGTGCTTCTGAAGGTACACCTTTCTACTTGTAACGAAATCACATAGTTGACACTCGTGATGCAGAATTTCCGAATGAACAGATTTTACGTGCGTATGAAGGCTTAGTTTATCACttgcagcatattcacataactTACACCTATTTTTCCTAATATTTAAATGAATCGATTTTATGTGAGCATCGAGGGTGGCTTTGAAATACGAGGCAAATTCACATTCTTGACATTTGTGTTTCTTAATATTTAAATGAGTATTGTTTATATGCTTTTGAAGCGAGTCTTTTCTGCTTGTAACATACTTACATAGATGACAAttgtgttccttaattttcaaatgaacagattttatgTGTACCTCGAGGTCTTTTTTTCTACTTGTAGAATATTCACATACATCGCACCTGTGCTTtcttattttcaaatgaacagattttacgTGTGTATCGAGTCTCTGCTTTACACTCGCAGTAAATTCACATATGTGACAACTGTATTCCCtagttttcaaatgaacagatttaaTGTGGTTATCGAGTCTATGTTTATCACTtccagcatattcacataaatgACACTTATATTGCCTAATTTTTAAATGAATAGATTTTATGTGAGAATCCAGGTTTGTTTTAAGATACGTAGCAAATTCACAATGGTGACATTTGTGTTTTTTGATATTTAAATGGATAGAGTTTATATGCTTTTGAAGGGAGTCTTTTCTGGTTGTACTATACTCacacagatgacacttgtgttccTTAATCTTTAAATGAACCGATTTTACATGCAATTCAAGGTGTCTTTTATTACTTGTAGCATATTTGCATGAGTGACACTTGTGGTTTTTGGCAAGTGAATGAGCCAAGCCAACATGCTGTTTAAGTTTATCTTTTTCATTTGTAACTAACTCGCAAAATTCACACctaaaaataaaatgaacagATTTGATGTGTAAAGCAAAGTCTTTTTCATAGATGGTCTCAAAATCACACAAATGGCACTTCTTATTCTTGATATTTGAAGGAAGATATTCAATACTTGCTGGATCCAATATTCCATGTATTTCTTTGTTAAAAGCGTCAAGTGATTGATTTGTATCGATTTCTATAACAGAGGAATTTGAGTTACTGTCTTCATTCTTAGCTATATAGTCTTCTCTATCATGAACTCCTTCCTCATCTATAAATTGTTCACAAATATCTAGGGTTCCTAATTTAACATGCCATTTTTCCTCATCTTTAGGACTGGCAGTAAGGTCACTCTGTATGTGTTcatcaagatatttttcttcGCAATGGTCCAAGTGAACCAATtcagatttaatacttggtagaCATAATACTTGAGGCATTTCATTGCTGAAAGAGGCAGGTGAATGATCTATATCCGAGGAATTTGAGTTACTTTCTTCATTCTTAATTACATATTTCTCTCTATCATGAATTCCTTCGCCTTCGAATTGTTCTGAGCTGTCCATGATTCCAAATTTTTCTTCTAACTTCACTCTGaaagaaatcgaattttttgaattatttgtgTTGAGTTTTgaatcttggaacataaatatctatatctatatctataaGTTTTGAATCAATTGAACTAGGAGGAAATCATCGATTGAACTAATTACTGAGCAGTCTCTGAGATAAAAGAAATCGAATAAAATCATCGTAAGTATGAAAATATTTACTCACTCATCACAGGTATTTTGTACCTCCTCTCCATTATTAATACAATATTCACCCAAAtccatttttttaatattaatattcaatattatttattttttaattccaaaatacaaaatacacaaaagtagaaaaaaaatataactttgGCCATAGAATTAATATGTCAAAGATTGATTAaagacaaagattatagagttatgtTAGGTTAACTCCTCTTGGAAAAGAGAtcttagctgtattcgggttcggctttcggacagtccgagaatggttctagaactgcgcagaggattttatactagggcgcaacagttttgcgcagttttagaacaattctcggaccgtccaaaagccgaacccgaatacagccctTATTCCACAGCCGTCTTTAAGGACTCTGAGTGGTCTGTGACAGAAATgtgaagagaaaaatagagagaaggagaacgaaaAAAGCTTTGAACTCATGAAGGAGTTTATTGCAGAGACAACAGAGAGATGGATCAggtttcttgagttcaatgtaaAAAAGTGTCATCCCGAAAATGGGAAAAATAAGCTACAAGTAAATTGTGGAATTCTGCAATcggaaatttttatgtcaaaaaAACTGGCTACtagggctgtggtccgtatatacactttggtttcttcaggttagtaagtgggcggtcgaattcctgacaatttgattcaatatctgtcaccagagtaaccgctctacTATGAATAAAGTTGATAACATAGTCCCCTCTATAAtttgacttgtattttattgcatataaatcagagaactcatatttaatatggaTTTGAAGAAAGGTGTTTGAAAATGATCAGCAAAACACGATAACACATaacctgaaataaaatgaaggctgttcatttcaaattgacgcttgaatccccacccctatAAACGCAGCAATTGCAGCGACACCTTtcctacgttccccgttttcggggacacatttttagtacggcgatcgttctccttctctctactctctagAGCAAAATTAGTGGAGATCACAGataatctgtaatctgtggtggaGATCGAGGTGCCAAGGAGAGTGTtttaccaaagagtaacaactcatTTATGTTACTCTTTGGTTTTACCGTTCAGGACAGTTAGAAATACGACAAGTTTAAAAGTTTAAGGCGAGTCACTTGTAGCGTTATTATTCCTTACGTAGTCCATACCTGAGGGAATATCTTCGCTATTTTCCGCGTTCtttagtccgttggactggctgaaaatacctacctaccgtttaaacttgatctagttaTTGTAGGCTCTGTAGATTGCCGGCTTCCGCGaccgttcgaccgccgttgggaCCCAGGAGGGCTTggggttcctaccgtatttttggtgctcattttgttaatatattgtCGACCTCCGAGCGTAGATTGTCTATGCGAGCGATCAAGTAacaggttgacagcttcttccgacctgctcattgaactctatgagaactctcatagagttcaatggacctcattgaactctatgggttcccatagagttcaataattgctgtctgactggcagcgattttgagggtcacagagagagagagagagatagagacagggtgcaccacagaacactaataataataataatgagcaCTGCAGTTGGACCAGTACAGTAACGAGTACCGATTTCTGCCGACAGGGGGAGTAacttgccaggatttcaaaatttaaccgtatttaccgtctatttcatcCGTATTTTAGTGGATGTCATCTGTTATTACTTGTACAATTCTGTATATAATTCAATCCAGTAGGAATGAAGATCTGAACGtatattttgttgccagttatttttgccagtgagagtctgttccctaaatcagttagagctagattttcgtcagaagagataggtcatagcctactagaagactaactctagtaggctatggataggtactctttttgaacggTTAAAAACCGTCATAAggcagagaccaagaagacgctaccaccctagttttcactgctacccttctccactgatcatttaagactacccgggctctctaattctttggagCGACCAGGGTGAGAAAAAGTACGTCAGAACAGTACAAATGATAttagtcccaccatcacccgaagctcgcTCCACAGACTTACTTTATGGCTCGCTcatgacagctttagcagttttctgacgtaggtcggtgaaatcatcacgaattccttcgactgagtaagtccaggagtgtttctacAGATGGTTATTATGTTGTTCAACTctcattgttggaccgctgcttAATATTGGTATTTTCCGAGCCCACAGagaggctcaggtccagcaggtatgatgctctttttgcaagttcatcggctttctcatttccttcaacaccctGTCCCTTTGTTATTATTTTCTTAATGTTCACTTATCATTACTAGAGGAATAAGGCACAAGTAAACCTCTAAATAAAAGAAAATCAATCTTCACTCAAATTTTGAAGATATTCAATTTGAACTCTCAATGTTATTAATTAATGTGATTAACGTAAGGAAAAACTGAGGTATATAGGTTTAAAGGTATTAATGTTTCACCTATGCCTTCAAATTCTCCCCAGTAGTATATTTTAAATCAATAATCgtttcagaaaaataaaaaaatagtttATTGTTTACACAGGAAGCAATCCCCAGTTACACAACATCAATACACATAAGTACAAAGTTTATTTCTGCAACAGAAACAATTCAAATAGGACCCAGTCAATAATGTAGAGAAATAACAACCCGTAGAATCCAAAATGTCAGGAAACATGTGTGTGGCCACCAGTCACAACTATTCAGATTGTAGTCGAAATAAGGACTCCCTCACTTAATATTAAAATATCCTAATGGAACCACAAAAAATATCTATGTTATCACCTAGGGAGTTAAATTTGCGGCACATGCAGTAGATGATTAGTATTAGTGATTTGACAAGCATATTAGTTCTTGGTTTTGACAAATATACGCTATCCTCAAGTCTGCTATTCAAGCGAGGTATGCGGATATTTAATCTTTCAAGTATATTTGGACAGTCAGTCTTATAATGAATGATCACATATTATATTGAACATTTTGAAAACAGTACTGCATCTTTATTCAATGCAAGGAATATTCTAAGGCACTAGGTAATTGCAAACGTATGTAAACttcttaataaaaaaaaaaatcaatccaaAACTCAAATAGTTCAAATTTTGAAGATATTCAATTTGAACTCGATGTTATCCATATTATTAACAtaaggaaaaattgaattataaaaGGTTCCAGGTATTAATGTTTCATGAAAGCAACTTGTATCCAAATTATCCCCAATAGTATGATTTAAATAATTAATCAATTCAGAATAGCAAAAGTTAGTAAATGTAATTGCAGAATATGGAGGTTTGGTGCTCACCAACTTGAGTTCGTATTTATAATCAACAGTATTGCTTCCTAAACAGCGCACTGAGAATGTAAGATCTGAATTTTCGTTGATGTTTTTTGATAAAAGGAAGATATGATCatcaaaagagaaaaaatgatatttcgacCTGAAATTATGACATTTGCCAAGTTGGAAAATAAACTCATGGTGATGATTACTCAAATGGGCAGATAGACATTGAACGTTTTCTTCACACAATGTGCAATATTCAAATGATTCCTTGAAAAGTGCTTTCAAGATCTTTAGAACAAGGGTTTTATCCAAGGGACCACTGCAGCAAGCACATTTAGTAACATAGCCACACATACCACAAAATTTGTGGGCTTTATCATTTCtacaaacataaataaaattttctgcTGGTTTGTTACATTTACCGCATGTTATAGTTGGCATTGGCAATAATGAATTTATGTCGTGACAAGAAAGATTCTCTGGGGAACCAATTAGAAATCCCTTCACATAAAACTTAGTGGTCAAAAAGTAAGGAGAATCAAACAAATTTTTCATAGAATCAACATTGATTTTGAACCAGCTGTTATCAATTTTACTTTTGAAGAAAGTAGGGTGTAAGAATCCAGCCTTCTGGAATTTTGATACAGTCAAGGTTTGTTGTTTTTctgaagaaatttcaattttataattTAAGTTTTTCCAAATTTCTGGAACTGTCCATACTTTCCAATAATAAGTGTCAGATTCTGCATTCACAATTATCAAAAGTACCACAATATTATCTTGAATCCTTGAAAACAATAATTTATTTCTCTTTATATCTTGCTCAAGACTGATCTGTACATAATTTTCGAACCTATGTGGCGAGTGAACTTCTTCCATATGACCTAAGATTTCAGATGTGTTTCCTTCCCatgtacatattttttttttatcttcaaATTGGTCGGTCGAAAAGGGACAGCATAATTTAACGAATTCACAAATTAATTCGTGTTCTCCTATTT comes from the Coccinella septempunctata chromosome 2, icCocSept1.1, whole genome shotgun sequence genome and includes:
- the LOC123308752 gene encoding zinc finger protein 808-like isoform X2, with product MDRDERSIDVKEEVHIIHDEVKLEVSEQFIDENGVYGREEYKIKNEEINSNSLVIEGDLNQSSVSFTEEMFPVLHSPGNKSEPEYHLVDYPAGEEKYLDKHIQYDHTSSSIDDKKRRTKLGVVDISEQVIDKERVHDREEYIIKNEGSNSNSLVTEGDANHSSASLTEEIPGVLDPASDESLPLNIKNHKCASFKGKEPKVLDSLMNNSETVHLEQNECNNRCPSSEKHDLGTRIQCGSSSKDRNKKKVKSIHSNIKNHKCDLCDFVTNRKWELKNHTNSVHLNIKKHECHLCDYVTNKNWDLQKHVNRVHLNIRKHKCHLCEFASCEKQKLDVHIKSVHLKIKENKCHLCDYDTSTKSTLQTHIESVHMRIKKIKDHKCNLCEFAASSKTVLDNHVKSVHLKVKDNRCHLCEYVACRKDTLQNHIDFVHLNIKKYQCDLCEYAASVKKCLVAHVKSTHLKSKEHKCHLCDYDTERKENLQRHIDSVHLKIKQQQCHLCDYVASEKSSLRYHINSVHLKIKEHKCHLCDYDTERKGSLQRHIDSVHLKIKQHQCHLCDYAATVKDSLRYHINSVHLNKQHQCHLCDYVASAKNSLRYHINTVHLKIKEHKCHLCDYDTERKVNLQRHIDSVHLKIKQQQCHLCDYVASEKSSLQYHINSVHLNKQHQCHLCDYVASAKNNLRYHINTVHLKIKEHKCDTCEYVTSRKSILQKHIECVHLKKHKCHLCEYTSNMKTKLNKHIKTVHLKK
- the LOC123308760 gene encoding zinc finger Y-chromosomal protein-like, with product MDLGEYCINNGEEVQNTCDEVKLEEKFGIMDSSEQFEGEGIHDREKYVIKNEESNSNSSDIDHSPASFSNEMPQVLCLPSIKSELVHLDHCEEKYLDEHIQSDLTASPKDEEKWHVKLGTLDICEQFIDEEGVHDREDYIAKNEDSNSNSSVIEIDTNQSLDAFNKEIHGILDPASIEYLPSNIKNKKCHLCDFETIYEKDFALHIKSVHFIFRCEFCELVTNEKDKLKQHVGLAHSLAKNHKCHSCKYATSNKRHLELHVKSVHLKIKEHKCHLCEYSTTRKDSLQKHINSIHLNIKKHKCHHCEFATYLKTNLDSHIKSIHLKIRQYKCHLCEYAGSDKHRLDNHIKSVHLKTREYSCHICEFTASVKQRLDTHVKSVHLKIRKHRCDVCEYSTSRKKDLEVHIKSVHLKIKEHNCHLCKYVTSRKDSLQKHINNTHLNIKKHKCQECEFASYFKATLDAHIKSIHLNIRKNRCKLCEYAASDKLSLHTHVKSVHSEILHHECQLCDFVTSRKVYLQKHVNSVHSNIKKHKCYSCEYASSEKQNVDRHFKSAHLQIKDHKCHMCEFVTSRKNSLQKHINSIHSNSK
- the LOC123308770 gene encoding uncharacterized protein LOC123308770 isoform X1 yields the protein MEKMQQILKLVNGDDNPFKCAVCNHYLSISPIVHNDVLGSICGRDRCKKLAVSQGTNYRQKAYEGLAKVFEFPCKNEENGCKEVLPWNEIGEHELICEFVKLCCPFSTDQFEDKKKICTWEGNTSEILGHMEEVHSPHRFENYVQISLEQDIKRNKLLFSRIQDNIVVLLIIVNAESDTYYWKVWTVPEIWKNLNYKIEISSEKQQTLTVSKFQKAGFLHPTFFKSKIDNSWFKINVDSMKNLFDSPYFLTTKFYVKGFLIGSPENLSCHDINSLLPMPTITCGKCNKPAENFIYVCRNDKAHKFCGMCGYVTKCACCSGPLDKTLVLKILKALFKESFEYCTLCEENVQCLSAHLSNHHHEFIFQLGKCHNFRSKYHFFSFDDHIFLLSKNINENSDLTFSVRCLGSNTVDYKYELKLVSTKPPYSAITFTNFCYSELINYLNHTIGDNLDTSCFHETLIPGTFYNSIFPYVNNMDNIEFKLNIFKI
- the LOC123308770 gene encoding uncharacterized protein LOC123308770 isoform X2, whose product is MAASSSCVLPVSINMEKMQQILKLVNGDDNPFKCAVCNHYLSISPIVHNDVLGSICGRDRCKKLAVSQGTNYRQKAYEGLAKVFEFPCKNEENGCKEVLPWNEIGEHELICEFVKLCCPFSTDQFEDKKKICTWEGNTSEILGHMEEVHSPHRFENYVQISLEQDIKRNKLLFSRIQDNIVVLLIIVNAESDTYYWKVWTVPEIWKNLNYKIEISSEKQQTLTVSKFQKAGFLHPTFFKSKIDNSWFKINVDSMKNLFDSPYFLTTKFYVKGFLIGSPENLSCHDINSLLPMPTITCGKCNKPAENFIYVCRNDKAHKFCGMCGYVTKCACCSGPLDKTLVLKILKALFKESFEYCTLCEENVQCLSAHLSNHHHEFIFQLGKCHNFRSKYHFFSFDDHIFLLSKNINENSDLTFSVRCLGSNTVDYKYELKLVSTKPPYSAITFTNFCYSELINYLNHTIGDNLDTSCFHETLIPGTFYNSIFPYVNNMDNIEFKLNIFKI